AGGAAAGTATTGTAATAATTAAAGAAATCGTTATACAACTTATAAATAAATTTTTATAAGATTCATGCAAATATTCAAGATATATTTCCATTTTTACTCTATATTCTTTTGGTATAAAGGATAGAATTAAATTTTTAATTTTTATACCATCTCTTAAAAAGTAGAATGTTATAAATATAACCATAATAACTTTTATCAATAAATACCCTATATCTATAATTTTATTAGAAATTACTCCAATTAAATATTTTAAAAAATCGTTAATATATTTTATAATTGTTTGCTCGTCTATAAATTTATATTCTATAAATTTATATAATGGTGTTTTATGTAAATTATTAAAAATAAAATTTAAATATTTTCCAAGATTTTCTGGATTAAAAGAATATGCTATATCTATAAGTGTAACTAATGTATAAATACTTATTATCATAATTGGTAAAATAAATATAACAATTGCTAAACCTGCTGATACGGTTCTGTTGAATTTTCTATTTAGTATATTATACAATGGTAAAACCATATATGAAAACGCCACTGAATATGCTAAAACATCTATAAATGGAAAAATAATATATAGTAACATTAACAACAGTCCTATAATTATCGCTTTCCTAATTATTCTAAATTCCGAATCTTTCATAACTATCCCGTGATATCAATGAAGGTTTTAATGCCGACTATATACTATCCACACATTGGAGGTATTACAATACATGTAGAAAATATTGTTAGACAATTAAAAGATGTAGAGTTTCATATATTAACCTATGATAAGTTTGAAGAGAAGAGAT
The Methanocaldococcus sp. DNA segment above includes these coding regions:
- a CDS encoding AI-2E family transporter, which produces MKDSEFRIIRKAIIIGLLLMLLYIIFPFIDVLAYSVAFSYMVLPLYNILNRKFNRTVSAGLAIVIFILPIMIISIYTLVTLIDIAYSFNPENLGKYLNFIFNNLHKTPLYKFIEYKFIDEQTIIKYINDFLKYLIGVISNKIIDIGYLLIKVIMVIFITFYFLRDGIKIKNLILSFIPKEYRVKMEIYLEYLHESYKNLFISCITISLIITILSYIGYKIINVPYSELFAAITGIFALLPILGGWMVYISIAVYYFLNQDYIKAIFLFIYGELFLSIAPDFIIRPYIVKKEVDIHPVLVVVAFLIAPLSLGISGFAIGPLVVGALNAFYLAKYRDRKI